From the genome of Leptotrichia sp. oral taxon 847:
GAGTTTTGTCGACTTACATTGGGACAAATGTTCAAAATTATGAAAAGGCAATAGAGATTACATTAAATGAATTTGAGAAATTGAGAGAAAATGGTATTTCTCAAGAAGAGCTGCAAAAGGCTAAAAATAAATATGTGAGTAAAATTGCGTTTTCATTTGAAAATCCTCGTGCAAGAATGAGTATTCTTGGAAGTTATTATTCCCGTAAAAATAAAATTTTGAAGCCTCAAAAATTAAAAGATGAAATAAATAGTGTAAAGTTAGAAGATATAAATAAATTTTTAAAAAATCAATACATCAAAAAAAATATTACAATTTTAGGAAATATAAAATAAAATTAGGAGATGAAAATGTTACAAAATCAGAGATTATTAGAACAGATAAAAAGTAGTTTTTCTCAAATGGACAAAACAATTTTACTAATAACGTATGCACTTGTAACACTTAGTACAATATTTGTATACAGTGCGACAAGAAAAGGTGGATTTGTTGGGAAAAATATTATGTGGATTACAATAGGGACAATTTTAGTAATTATTATATCGTTTATTGATTATAGGGAAGTAAAAAAATATACTGGTCATATATATGGGATATGTGTAGTTCTTTTGCTTGTTGTAAGGTTTTTAGGAAAGAAGACATTGGGAGCACAGCGTTGGATCTCACTTGGACCTTTCCAGTTGCAGCCTTCAGAATTTGTGAAAATTGCAATTATCATAATGATTGCATGTAGGATTGCAAAAGAATATAAAGATGGAATTAATAATTTAGCAGATATTGTAACAGCGATTTTACCTGTTTCACCGCTTATTCTTTTGATTTTGATTCAGCCAGATTTGGGAACAACTTTAATTACGGTTTCAGCTTATATATTTATGATATTTTTGTATGGCGCGAACATGAAGCCAATTTGGATAATTGGAACAGTTATTTTGCTTTCTGTTTATCCAGTATATAGATTTGTACTTAGCGAATATCAGAAATCAAGAGTGGAAGCATTTTTAAATCCAGAAAAAGACATCAAAAAAAGTGGTTGGCACGTTACTCAGTCTAAAATTTCAGTTGGAGCGGGAGGAGTTCTTGGAAAAGGAGTTTTACAAGGAAGTCAAAGCCGATTAGAATTTTTGCCAGAAGCACAGACAGATTTTATTTTCTCGGTGTTATCTGAAGAATTGGGATTTGCAGGTTCGGTAATGACTTTATTATT
Proteins encoded in this window:
- the rodA gene encoding rod shape-determining protein RodA, with the protein product MLQNQRLLEQIKSSFSQMDKTILLITYALVTLSTIFVYSATRKGGFVGKNIMWITIGTILVIIISFIDYREVKKYTGHIYGICVVLLLVVRFLGKKTLGAQRWISLGPFQLQPSEFVKIAIIIMIACRIAKEYKDGINNLADIVTAILPVSPLILLILIQPDLGTTLITVSAYIFMIFLYGANMKPIWIIGTVILLSVYPVYRFVLSEYQKSRVEAFLNPEKDIKKSGWHVTQSKISVGAGGVLGKGVLQGSQSRLEFLPEAQTDFIFSVLSEELGFAGSVMTLLLYFGLIFRTMRITRVIHDEFGKLILYGISGVFFMHVIVNVGMTIGLVPVTGKPLLFMSYGGSSFLAAFVMIGLVESVKIHAD